One Desulfovermiculus halophilus DSM 18834 genomic region harbors:
- a CDS encoding purine-nucleoside phosphorylase, with protein sequence MHWQPDQTMIDEVRSRLGLVTPPATAVVLGTGLGHWVDGLQEAAVLPYTEIPGFPQSTVQSHAGRMILASHGAHRPILVFQGRFHLYEGYSAPEVCIPVRLAALLGARTLILTNAAGAINPLFATGSLMLIADQLNMTGFNPLRGPNNDEWGERFPDMSRVYSPCLQDLAVDCARKLGVHMERGTYVGVQGPSLETPAETRAYRFLDGDAIGMSTVLEAIAAKHIGLNILGISCLTNKNLPDCMQETSVDEIIAQAEASGRDLGRVLDAVIPRL encoded by the coding sequence ATGCATTGGCAGCCAGACCAAACCATGATTGACGAGGTCAGATCCAGGCTCGGCCTGGTTACTCCGCCGGCGACGGCGGTTGTCCTGGGCACGGGGCTCGGCCATTGGGTCGACGGCCTGCAGGAAGCCGCTGTGCTGCCTTATACTGAAATCCCGGGCTTTCCGCAATCAACGGTGCAGAGTCATGCCGGGCGGATGATTCTGGCCAGTCATGGCGCACACCGTCCGATCCTGGTATTTCAAGGCCGGTTTCATCTCTATGAAGGCTACTCCGCTCCCGAAGTCTGTATCCCCGTCCGCCTGGCCGCCCTTCTGGGGGCCAGAACTCTGATCCTAACCAATGCCGCCGGTGCCATCAATCCTCTGTTTGCTACCGGCAGCCTGATGCTGATTGCCGACCAGCTCAATATGACCGGATTCAATCCCCTTCGCGGACCGAACAACGATGAATGGGGAGAGCGCTTTCCGGATATGAGCCGGGTCTACTCTCCTTGCCTCCAGGACCTGGCTGTGGATTGCGCCCGGAAGCTCGGCGTGCACATGGAGCGGGGAACCTATGTCGGGGTTCAGGGACCCAGCCTGGAGACCCCGGCCGAGACCCGGGCCTATCGATTCCTGGACGGAGACGCCATCGGGATGTCCACGGTTCTAGAAGCCATTGCCGCCAAGCACATCGGACTGAATATTCTGGGCATTTCCTGTCTGACCAACAAAAATCTGCCCGATTGCATGCAGGAGACATCGGTGGACGAGATTATCGCCCAAGCCGAGGCCTCAGGCCGGGACCTGGGAAGGGTCCTGGACGCAGTCATTCCCAGGTTATAA
- the ileS gene encoding isoleucine--tRNA ligase codes for MTDYKKTLNLPRTSFPMRASLPKKEPEMIRFWEENQAYERMVQTREGRQKFVLHDGPPYANGHIHLGTAMNKILKDIIVKAQNFTGRQAEYVPGWDCHGLPIELKVEHELGQSKKELSTLDVRKRCREYALKYLDIQRDEFKRLGVLGTWDEPYLTMNPGYESATAGELCAFMRRGSVMRNKKPIHWCPSCETALAEAEVEYADKTSPSIYVRFPLTDPELTDRLPEIGGRPAFVLIWTTTPWTIPGNMAVALHPDVQYVLVQVQGEVYILAEKLLAECAEKFGWDNVQTLKTLMGRDLEGLLAEHPIYGRPSPLVLADYVTLETGTGCVHTAPGHGQEDYDTGLRYGLEIYAPLDDQGRFLPEVEFFAGSHVFEANPQVIAKLSELGALMVQEKITHAYPHCWRCKKPVIFRATTQWFISMQHNDLRDKAVQAIDGQVRWIPSWGKLRIRNMISHRPDWCISRQRSWGVPIIALLCADCGHAYFDPDWVQDIADRFASHPQGADYWFEAELSEVVPQDLTCPECGGRKWTKETDILDVWFDSGTSYAAVLEQRDECTFPADMYLEGSDQHRGWFHSSLLASVGTRDVPPYRSVLTHGFVVDGQGKKMSKSIGNVIAPQDIMDKYGAEILRMWVASENYQEDLRISETILKQLVDNYRRIRNTCRFILGNLHDFDPDRDALPGPDLLPLDRYVLDLARERHARITQDYSNFELHKVFHSLHTMCATDLSAFYLDVLKDRLYVSAPESHKRRSAQTALHTLLTQLLWDMAPILSFTAEEAYQHVPGIDLETYPTIFTYPFSMQETPLMESKERRIWDRMLEVRAEATRAIEPVRKSGGIGHSLDVCLHLYADDDLHAELEANRDFLPELFIVSAVHVHPGKDAPDTAVSSQEMSGLKLKVESAAGEKCARCWTFSPELGHDDQYPDICPRCSRVMHSLQTAAE; via the coding sequence ATGACCGACTACAAAAAGACCCTGAACCTGCCCCGCACTTCCTTCCCCATGCGGGCCAGCCTGCCGAAGAAAGAGCCGGAAATGATCCGCTTCTGGGAGGAGAACCAGGCCTATGAGCGCATGGTCCAAACCAGAGAAGGCAGGCAAAAGTTTGTTCTGCACGACGGCCCGCCGTACGCCAACGGACATATCCACCTGGGAACGGCCATGAACAAGATCCTCAAGGACATCATTGTCAAAGCCCAGAACTTTACCGGCAGGCAGGCGGAGTACGTGCCCGGCTGGGACTGTCACGGCCTGCCGATTGAGCTGAAAGTGGAGCATGAGCTTGGGCAGTCCAAAAAAGAGCTCTCCACCTTGGATGTGCGCAAGCGATGCCGGGAATACGCCCTGAAGTATCTGGACATTCAAAGGGATGAATTCAAGCGCCTGGGCGTGCTGGGCACCTGGGATGAGCCGTACCTGACCATGAATCCGGGCTATGAGTCGGCCACGGCCGGGGAGTTGTGCGCTTTCATGCGTCGCGGCTCGGTGATGCGGAACAAAAAGCCTATTCATTGGTGTCCGTCCTGCGAAACCGCCCTGGCTGAAGCAGAGGTGGAATACGCGGACAAGACCTCGCCTTCAATCTATGTCCGCTTTCCTCTGACCGATCCGGAGCTGACGGATCGTCTGCCTGAAATCGGCGGCCGCCCGGCCTTTGTTCTGATCTGGACCACAACTCCGTGGACAATTCCCGGCAATATGGCCGTGGCTTTGCATCCGGATGTCCAATACGTCCTGGTTCAAGTTCAGGGAGAGGTCTACATCCTGGCCGAGAAGCTGCTCGCGGAATGCGCTGAGAAGTTCGGATGGGACAACGTCCAGACCCTCAAGACCCTCATGGGCCGCGACCTGGAAGGGCTGCTGGCCGAGCATCCCATATACGGACGCCCTTCGCCTCTGGTCCTGGCCGATTATGTGACCCTGGAGACCGGAACCGGCTGCGTGCACACTGCGCCCGGACACGGACAAGAAGACTACGACACCGGTCTGCGCTACGGGCTGGAGATCTATGCCCCTCTGGACGACCAGGGAAGATTTCTCCCGGAGGTGGAGTTCTTTGCCGGCTCCCATGTCTTTGAAGCCAACCCCCAGGTCATTGCCAAGCTCTCCGAGCTGGGGGCCCTTATGGTCCAGGAAAAGATCACTCACGCCTATCCCCACTGCTGGCGGTGCAAGAAGCCGGTCATATTCCGGGCCACCACCCAGTGGTTCATTTCCATGCAGCACAACGACCTTCGGGACAAGGCGGTCCAGGCCATTGACGGGCAGGTGCGCTGGATTCCCAGCTGGGGAAAGCTGCGGATCAGGAACATGATCTCCCACCGCCCCGACTGGTGCATTTCCAGGCAGCGTTCCTGGGGGGTTCCGATTATCGCTTTGCTGTGCGCCGATTGCGGGCACGCCTATTTTGATCCGGACTGGGTGCAGGATATAGCGGATCGCTTCGCCTCCCATCCCCAGGGAGCGGACTATTGGTTCGAGGCCGAGCTGTCCGAGGTTGTGCCCCAGGATCTGACCTGCCCGGAATGCGGAGGGCGGAAGTGGACAAAGGAAACCGACATCCTGGATGTCTGGTTCGATTCCGGGACCAGCTATGCAGCCGTTTTGGAGCAGCGGGACGAATGCACCTTTCCGGCGGACATGTATCTGGAGGGCTCGGACCAGCACCGGGGCTGGTTCCACAGCTCGCTTCTGGCCTCTGTGGGCACCAGAGACGTTCCCCCCTACCGCAGTGTCTTGACCCACGGCTTTGTCGTCGACGGCCAGGGGAAAAAGATGTCCAAATCCATCGGCAACGTCATCGCTCCCCAGGACATCATGGACAAATACGGGGCCGAGATCCTGCGCATGTGGGTCGCTTCCGAGAACTATCAGGAAGATCTGCGCATATCGGAAACAATCCTTAAGCAGCTGGTGGACAACTACCGCCGGATCCGGAACACCTGCCGGTTCATCCTGGGCAATCTGCACGACTTTGATCCAGACCGGGACGCGCTTCCCGGCCCGGACCTCCTGCCCCTGGACCGCTATGTCCTGGACCTGGCCCGGGAACGACATGCTCGGATCACTCAGGACTACAGCAACTTTGAACTGCACAAGGTTTTCCACAGCCTGCACACCATGTGCGCCACAGATCTAAGCGCCTTTTACCTGGACGTGCTCAAGGACCGCCTGTACGTCAGCGCCCCGGAGAGCCACAAGCGGCGCTCGGCCCAGACCGCACTGCACACCCTGCTCACTCAGCTGCTCTGGGATATGGCCCCCATCTTGAGCTTTACAGCCGAGGAAGCATATCAGCATGTGCCGGGAATCGACCTGGAGACATACCCCACAATCTTCACCTATCCCTTTTCCATGCAAGAGACTCCGCTGATGGAATCGAAGGAACGGCGGATTTGGGACAGGATGCTGGAAGTGCGGGCCGAGGCCACCAGAGCCATCGAGCCGGTACGCAAAAGCGGCGGGATCGGCCATTCACTCGACGTCTGCCTGCATCTGTATGCCGATGACGATCTGCACGCCGAGCTGGAAGCCAACCGGGATTTCCTCCCGGAGCTGTTCATTGTTTCTGCTGTGCACGTTCATCCGGGAAAAGACGCCCCGGACACGGCTGTTTCCAGTCAGGAGATGTCCGGCCTGAAGCTGAAGGTGGAGTCCGCGGCAGGCGAAAAATGTGCCCGATGCTGGACATTCAGCCCCGAACTGGGCCATGATGACCAGTATCCAGATATCTGCCCCAGATGCAGTCGGGTCATGCACAGTCTGCAGACAGCAGCAGAATAG
- the lspA gene encoding signal peptidase II has protein sequence MTDSQSNRLPYGPLFLAAAVLGADQASKALVRANLQIWDVHSVIPGFFNLVHIQNRGAAFGFLSHGQGMWQPVFFIILTIAAVAIILSLMWTGHRRDKIFQFSLGAILGGAVGNLVDRIRLGVVTDFLDFFVQGMHWPAFNIADIAITCGAFLLLIAVYRKGRHASNTH, from the coding sequence ATGACCGACTCTCAATCCAACCGACTCCCGTACGGCCCTTTGTTCCTGGCCGCCGCGGTTCTCGGCGCGGACCAGGCCAGCAAGGCCCTGGTCCGGGCCAATCTTCAGATCTGGGATGTGCACTCGGTTATTCCCGGATTCTTCAACCTGGTCCATATCCAGAACAGGGGAGCCGCTTTCGGCTTTTTAAGCCACGGGCAAGGCATGTGGCAGCCGGTTTTCTTCATCATCCTGACCATAGCCGCAGTGGCCATCATTCTGTCCTTGATGTGGACCGGACATCGGCGGGACAAGATATTTCAGTTCAGCCTGGGGGCTATCCTGGGCGGGGCTGTGGGCAATCTTGTGGACAGGATTCGCCTCGGGGTGGTTACCGACTTCCTGGATTTTTTCGTCCAAGGAATGCACTGGCCGGCGTTTAATATAGCCGATATCGCCATCACCTGCGGGGCCTTTCTTTTGCTGATCGCCGTGTACAGAAAAGGACGTCATGCATCCAATACTCATTGA
- the lgt gene encoding prolipoprotein diacylglyceryl transferase translates to MHPILIDIGPLTIHSYGFFIALAFVLGMRVAMHEAPHYGLNPQFVPDLSFYLIISAIAGSRLLYVLLDPRPFLNDPLLILQFWKGGLVFVGGVVAAVATAWAVIRIKGQPFWKWADAFAPAIAAGQFLGRIGCLMAGCCYGKPTSLPWAVTFTHPKSLAPLHIPLHPTQVYHSLAGLVTCIALLLLRSKLPGYGQRFGLFLVLFTLFRFGIEFFRGDFRGAVGPFSLTQVAAGIIFFLGLALLWRKGRTAHA, encoded by the coding sequence ATGCATCCAATACTCATTGATATCGGTCCATTGACCATTCACAGCTACGGGTTCTTCATTGCCTTGGCCTTTGTGCTCGGCATGCGGGTGGCTATGCATGAAGCGCCTCACTACGGCCTCAATCCCCAGTTTGTTCCCGATTTGAGCTTTTATCTCATCATCAGTGCCATTGCCGGCTCAAGGCTTCTGTATGTACTCCTCGATCCCCGCCCCTTTCTGAATGACCCCTTGCTCATCCTCCAGTTCTGGAAAGGGGGCCTGGTCTTTGTGGGTGGAGTTGTGGCCGCCGTGGCCACGGCCTGGGCAGTGATTCGGATCAAGGGCCAGCCTTTCTGGAAATGGGCCGATGCCTTTGCACCGGCCATAGCCGCCGGACAATTTCTGGGCCGCATCGGGTGCCTGATGGCCGGCTGCTGCTACGGAAAACCGACCTCTCTCCCCTGGGCCGTGACCTTTACTCACCCCAAGTCCTTGGCTCCGTTGCATATCCCCCTGCATCCGACCCAGGTGTATCATTCCCTGGCCGGCTTGGTGACCTGTATCGCTCTTCTCCTGCTTCGTTCCAAGCTTCCAGGATACGGCCAGCGCTTTGGCCTGTTCCTGGTTCTGTTTACGCTTTTCCGGTTTGGCATTGAATTTTTCCGGGGAGACTTTCGAGGGGCTGTAGGCCCCTTCAGCCTGACCCAAGTAGCCGCGGGGATCATTTTCTTTCTCGGTCTGGCTCTTCTATGGCGCAAAGGACGGACCGCCCATGCCTGA
- a CDS encoding PLDc N-terminal domain-containing protein, which yields MPELSTPILVLIALAFILPIAPNLWAIWHIFHCEYPSYAEKMGWLVAAMFLPVLGGVAYCVWGRKRGIKTL from the coding sequence ATGCCTGAACTCTCCACCCCCATCCTTGTGCTCATCGCCCTGGCTTTTATTCTGCCCATTGCTCCGAACCTGTGGGCCATCTGGCATATATTCCACTGCGAATACCCGTCGTACGCAGAAAAGATGGGCTGGCTGGTCGCCGCCATGTTTCTCCCCGTTCTGGGTGGTGTGGCCTATTGTGTCTGGGGCCGGAAACGCGGTATCAAGACCCTGTAA
- the ybgF gene encoding tol-pal system protein YbgF translates to MLRLCLPISLLIVVAACATPQDIQNLQSKMARLERRQQQTVQTRIQGLEQKFASLEEETSHLVSNRTENMRSHQANLWSELENMRVDVATLQGKAEQMEYNIKKLQDQSSNNTQTLDNISRTVNRLSRQLAMVESQLGVDFEDGQSKAAQPSQSSKENATQKQDTPQLLYEQALNAFQNREYTQAKELWAEFAGQFPDHDLVPNAYFWQGECLYQLEKYAQAVMLYNKVISEFPKSSKFTSALLKQGLSLYALDKNKAGRIRLQQLIKDHGDTAEAKRAKRFMEQQ, encoded by the coding sequence ATGCTCCGCTTATGTCTTCCCATCAGCTTGCTGATCGTAGTTGCCGCCTGTGCCACTCCCCAGGATATTCAAAACCTGCAGAGCAAAATGGCTCGTCTGGAACGCAGGCAGCAGCAGACGGTGCAGACCAGGATCCAAGGCCTGGAACAGAAGTTTGCCTCCCTTGAGGAGGAAACCTCGCATCTGGTTTCCAACCGTACGGAAAACATGCGCTCCCACCAGGCCAATCTGTGGTCGGAGCTGGAAAACATGCGCGTTGATGTGGCCACCCTGCAGGGCAAGGCGGAACAAATGGAGTACAACATCAAAAAGCTGCAGGATCAAAGCAGCAACAACACCCAGACCCTGGACAACATCTCCCGTACGGTAAACCGTCTGAGCCGGCAGCTGGCCATGGTCGAGTCCCAGCTGGGGGTTGACTTCGAAGACGGGCAGTCCAAGGCCGCACAGCCCTCACAATCAAGCAAGGAAAATGCCACCCAAAAGCAGGATACCCCCCAGCTTCTCTATGAACAGGCCCTGAATGCCTTTCAAAACAGAGAGTACACCCAGGCCAAGGAGTTGTGGGCCGAGTTTGCCGGACAGTTTCCGGATCACGATCTGGTCCCCAATGCCTATTTCTGGCAGGGCGAATGCCTGTATCAATTAGAGAAATACGCCCAGGCTGTCATGTTGTACAATAAAGTCATTTCCGAGTTTCCAAAGAGCTCGAAGTTCACCTCCGCCCTGCTTAAACAGGGGCTATCCCTGTACGCCCTGGACAAGAACAAGGCCGGCCGCATCCGTCTGCAGCAGCTGATCAAAGACCACGGGGACACCGCAGAGGCCAAACGAGCCAAACGTTTCATGGAACAGCAGTAG
- a CDS encoding tRNA-binding protein, with translation MEMISWREFEKVELRVGRIIQADRFPEARKPAYILHVDLGQELGVKKSTAQITDLYEPQDLIGKLVVALVNLPPKQIGPVTSECLVTGFSNQNGEIVLCVPDYSVPLGTKIS, from the coding sequence ATGGAAATGATCTCCTGGAGGGAGTTTGAAAAGGTCGAACTCCGGGTCGGCCGCATCATTCAGGCCGACCGGTTTCCCGAAGCCCGCAAGCCGGCCTATATTCTGCATGTGGACCTCGGCCAGGAGCTTGGGGTCAAGAAGTCAACTGCCCAGATAACAGACCTCTATGAGCCCCAGGATCTGATCGGCAAGCTTGTGGTCGCCCTGGTCAACCTGCCCCCGAAACAGATCGGCCCGGTCACCTCGGAATGCCTGGTCACCGGTTTTTCCAACCAGAACGGTGAGATCGTCTTGTGCGTACCTGATTATTCGGTGCCCCTGGGGACCAAGATCTCCTGA
- a CDS encoding L,D-transpeptidase family protein — protein sequence MTYLLLAVIGLCLCTSPAWCMDIDAVLVQKNKEKMYLVANGQKVREYDIILGWNPDGHKQKEGDGRTPEGRYVLDYKKDDSSYYKAIHISYPNARDIARAKREGVDPGGLIMVHGRKNDITRLEWRQRRYKWTNGCIQVTNAAMDEIWDLVQVGTPIEIQP from the coding sequence ATGACATATCTTCTGCTGGCGGTCATCGGGCTCTGTCTGTGCACCTCACCGGCCTGGTGCATGGACATCGATGCTGTTCTGGTTCAGAAGAACAAGGAAAAGATGTACCTGGTGGCCAACGGGCAGAAGGTCCGGGAGTACGACATAATCCTGGGCTGGAATCCGGACGGGCACAAACAGAAGGAAGGCGACGGGAGAACCCCGGAGGGCAGATATGTCCTGGACTACAAAAAGGACGACAGCTCCTACTACAAGGCCATCCACATCTCGTATCCCAATGCCCGGGACATAGCCAGGGCCAAAAGAGAAGGCGTGGATCCGGGGGGCCTGATAATGGTTCACGGCCGGAAAAACGATATAACCCGTTTGGAGTGGCGGCAGCGGCGATACAAATGGACCAACGGCTGCATTCAGGTCACCAATGCGGCCATGGATGAGATATGGGATCTGGTCCAGGTGGGGACGCCGATAGAGATTCAGCCCTGA